The Streptomyces sp. NBC_00569 genomic sequence GCCTGGCCACGCACTGGGCGGATCTTCCGTTCGAACAGATCCCCACCGACGTTGTCGAGCGCGTCAAGGACAACATCCTGGACACGCTGGCCGTGGCGCTCGCCGGAGCCGGAACCGACGAGGCCACGCGGGTTAACGGAGCCCTGGCCGACGTGCAGGGCAACGGGTCGGGGAGCTTGGTCTGGGGTACGCCCCACAGGCTGTCGCCCGCGCACGCCGCACTGGCCAACGGGACGGCAGCCCACGCCCGCGACTTCGACGACGGCGGCGGTCCCGGGCACGCAGGATCCACGGTGCTGCCTGCGGCAATAGCCGTCGCCGAGGCGACCGGGGCGGACGGACCGGCGCTGATCGCCGCGACGATCGCCGGCTACGACATCGGCTACCGCACCCTGCAGTCGCTCGGCGGCTTCGCCGCGCACACCGACCGTGGATGGCACTCCAGCGGCACCATGGGCAGCTTCGCCGCAGCTGCGGCGAGTGCCAAGGTGCTGGGCCTGGATGCCGAGCGCTTCGCCGATGCCCTGGGAATCGCCGGCTCCTTCACCGGCGGCGTCTGGGCGTTCATCGACGACGGGGCCTGGACCAAGCGGATCCACCCCGGCAAGGCGGGGGAGACCGGAGCCGACGCCGCACTTCTCGCCCGGGCCGGGATCACCGGCCCGCGCCGGATCTTCGAGGCCGAATGGGGCGGCCTGTTCGCCCTGTACAACGGCGGCGAGGGCTTTCCCGAGAAGGCGCTGAAGGAACTTGGAGTCGACTTCAACGTGGCGAGCGCGTACATCAAGCCGTACGCCTGCTGCCGAGGCAGCCACTCGACCATCGACGCTGTGCTCGCGATGGTCGACGCGCGGGACATCCGGCCCCAGGATGTGCACCGGATTGTGATCACCGCCGGTGAGACAGCGGTGAACATGCTCTCCGTCGACCCCATCGAGTCGGTCTTCGATGCGCAGTTCAGCCTTCCGTACGCGGTCGCCGTCGCCCTCCATCACCGGCGCGTCGGGCTCGACCAGTTCGACCCGCCCCGTGTCGGCGAGCCTGCCGTCCGCGCAACGCTCGACAAGATCTCGATGCAGGTGGACATCGACATCCAGCTGGAGGACGGGCCGCTGCTGGAGGTCGAGTTCACCAACGGGGAGAAGGTGACCCTGGTCGCCGGCAACCCCACCACCGCCAAGGGGTCGGCCGAGAGCCCGCTCACGCATGCCGAAGTCGTGGGCAAGGCGGAGGAACTGCTCGCACCGTACGGGCCGTCGGTCGCAGACGGCCTGGTGCGTGCAGTGGAGAACCTGGACAACTCTCGGGACCTGACCGAGCTGCTGCGCGCGCTGCGCGCAGGAACACGAGGAGACTGACGTGGCCACGCGCGAAGCGACGCAGACCGTCGAACGGACCGAGGTCATCGCGGCCGAGCAGACGGAATCCCTGGCAGCGGCGCTGGACATCGACGTCCCTCACGCCGCGGGAGACATGGTGCCTCCACTGTGGCACTGGACCTACCTGCTGGAGAGGGGACCGGAACGGGAGCTCGGCGAGGACGGCCATCCCGAGACCGGAGTTCCCGCCCCGCCCGGTCCGGGACGCCGCCGCATGTTCGGCGGGGGGCGGGTGACGACCCATGGCGGGCTGGTGATCGGGGCGCCCGCCACCAAGGTGACCTCGATCGCGCGGTCCGTCGAAAAGGAGGGCAGGACAGGCCCGCTCACCCTCACCACGGTTCGTCAGGACATCCTTCAGCACGGTGAACTGGTGATCCGGGAGGAGCAGGACATCGTCTACCGGGCACCCGGCTCCAGCGCCCTGCCGCGCCCCGCCGTGAAGCCGCCCCGGAACGACGGTCCGAAGCTGGAGCTGGTCGTCGACGAGCGGCTGCTGTTCCGGTTCTCGGCGCTTACGTACAACTCTCACCGCATCCACTACGACGTGGACTGGTGCAAGCAGGAGGGGTACGACGGCCTTGTCATCCATGGCCCGCTGCTGGCCCTCATGATGGGCGAACACTTCCGCCGCCAGGGCATCGACCTGCGGGGCAAGACCTTTGCCTACCGGTTCGTCTCGCCGCTGACCAAGCCGCAGAAGATCACGATCGCCCCTTCTGCCAAGGGACTCGAGCACGGCGCCGAGGCCCGTGGCGCCGATGGCACCGTCGCCGCGGTGAGCACCCTCACGGAGGCATGAGCCGTGAGCCCATCCACCACCACCGACGTCGCCGTCATAGGCGGTTCCACTGCCGGCCTCCGCGCCGCAGAAGCCGTCGCACGCCACGCACCCGAGCTGAGCGTGACCGTGATCAGCGACGAATCCCACCTGCCCTACGAGCTGCCACCGCTGTCCAAGATCCCGCTGCACGACCGCGTCGACATCGACACGCTCGTCTACCCCCTGGCTCGCGACTTGCGGGACAAGGGCGTCGACTTCCGGCTGGGCACCCGTGCCAGGTCGCTCGACACCGGCTCGAACACCGTCCATCTGTCATCAGGTGGAGCACTGACCTACCGCGCTCTGGTCATCGCCACCGGATGCGAGGCCGTTGTTCCGCCGCCGTTCGCAGACCAACGCGGTGTGCACGTACTGCGCCGCTTCGAGGACGCGACGGCCCTGCGCGCCGCGGTCACCGACCCCAAGGCTGCCGTCGCCGTAGTCGGGGCCGGATTCATCGGTGGCGAATTCGCCTCGACACTCGCCAAGGCGGGGCGCACGGTCTCGCTCATCGACCTGGCTGCCAAGCCACTGGGGCGGTTCGGCGAACCTGTCGCCGACGCCTATACGGCGTTGCACCGCGGGGCCGGTGTCGGCCTGCATCTGGGCAGTGCCGTCACCGACGTCGTCGAACGGGACGGACGCCGTTCGTTGCTGCTGACCGACGGCACATGGGTACCGGCCGACGTCATCGTCGTCGGCGTCGGAGTGCGTCCTGCGATCGACTGGCTGAACGGATCAGGGCTGACCTTCGACAACGGCATCCTGGCCGACGCCACCCTGCGTGTCTCGCGCAACGTGTTCGCTGCCGGGGACGCGGTCCGCTGGCCCAACGCACGATTCGGCGCCCCCATGAGGATCGAGCACTGGACGAGTGCCGCCGAACAGGGCCGTGCGGCGGGAATCAACGCGGCGAAACTGATCCACGGCGACACGGGCGACGGTTTCGCCAACGTGCCCTACTTCTGGTCGGACCAGCACGGGGTCCGCATCCAGTTCGCGGGCTGTCTGACCGGAGATGAGGAGATCGAGGAGAGCAGTACCGGGGACGGGACGCTCTTCCTCTACCACCGCGGTGGCGTGGTCAACGGTGTGCTGGCGTTCGATCGCCGTGCCGACTTCGTGAAGCTGCGGGCCCTGCTGCGCCGGGAACTCACCCGGCGGGCAGCAGACGAGTTCCTGCGATGAACAGCCCCGCCAGGATCCGGCGGGCAAGCAACTGGCGAGAAGAAGGACGAGTCATGAGTGACGAGACAGACCGCCGCAGCGCGGTCATCACCGGCGCGGCACAGGGCCTGGGCGCGGACATCGCCCGCCGGCTGGCGGATGGCGGGTTCGACCTCGCCCTGCTGGACCTGAACAAGGAGGGACTGGACCGTACGAAGGAGGAAATCGAGAGCAGCCACGGCGGTGCCAGGATCGAGACGATGCCCCTGGACCTCTCCGAGGACACGAGTGTTGCAGAGGCATTCCGCGACATCGACGCCGCGTTCGGACGCATCGATGTGCTCGTGAACACGGCGGGCGGCAGCGGGACCTTGCAGGTCCGGGACATCGAGGAGCTCTCCCCGCAGGTCTGGCACACGGTGTTGGGCAACAACGTCACCAGCACCTTCCTTTGCTGCAAGTACGCGGTGCCGGTCATGCGCCGCAACGGCTACGGCCGGATCGTCAACTTCTCCTCAGCGGTATCCCGCGGACTGTCCGGCCCGTCCGGGACGATCGGAGCGCGGCTTCCCTACGCCGCGTCAAAGGCGGCGATCAACGGCTTCACCCGGCAGCTCGCCAAGGACCTCACTCGCAGCGGGATAACCGTCAACGCGGTCTCTCCGGGCCTCATCCTGCCCGATGAGGGGCGGGTGCGGTCGGTGTTCGACTCCCTGGCGGCAGCGGACCAGGCCGCCATCCGCGCGGCCATTCCGGCGGGCAGGACCGGCACGGCTCAGGAGATTTCCGCGGCCGTCGCCTACCTCGTCTCAGAGGGAGCCGGCTTCACGTCCGGCACCGTTCTGGACGTCGACGGCGCAGCTTCCTAGCCGTTCCGCCCTCCCGGCGCGGGCCATGGCCGGCGCTTCCGCACCACCAGAGTGAAGAAGGAGAGCGAACCGTTGCTCCAAGATCCGTTGGTCCTCATACCGGCACTTGGTTCGGACGCCCGGCTGTGGCAGCCGGTCATCGACCACCTCCACGAGCGCCTCGAAGTCGAATGCCTGGTCATCCGGGGCGTCGGAGACTCCATTGAGTCCATGGCGGACAGCATCCTGGCCCAGGCGCCGGACCGGTTCTGCCTGGCCGGGATCTCTATGGGCGGCTACGTTGCGCTGGACATCGTGCTGCGCGAGCCCGAGCGAGTCGTCGGGCTCGCGTTGCTGAACACCTCCGCGTTCGCCGCCCCGCCCGACCGGAAGAAGGGTGGCCACCAGGCGATCTCCCTGACGGAGTCCGGCCACTTCGCAGAGGCCGTGCGCAACGTCAGCGGCGCCGTCGCGCCAGGCCGGCCCGAGGTGACGGCCGTCGCCGCCACCATGGCCCATGACCTGGGAGCCGACGTCTTCAAGGCGCAGCAACTCGCCGTCCTCAACCGCGACGACCGCACGATGGAAACGCCGGGGATCAAGGCCCCGACGCTGATCGTCGCCGGAGACGCCGACGCCATCACTCCACTCGCGCTCAGCGAGGAGATGGCCGGCTCGGTACCCAACGCGCAGCTGCACGTACTCGAAGGCGTCGGACACCTGTCTACCCTCGAAGCGCCCGCCCTCGTCGCCTCACATCTGGCGGACTGGCTGCTGCGTACCGACGATCAAGAGCGGAGGCGCAGGTCATGACGATCACCTTCGACCACACGACGCAGGGCCAGCGGGTGCTGTTCGGAACCGGCGACGCAGCCGCCCATACGGTCGCGGCGCTCAACGGTCTGGGTGCCGAGCGCGTCCTGCTCATCGCGGACGCGTTCGTATCGGAACTCTCCGACGCCGTGGCGGAACGGGTCTGTGTGGTGGCACGTATCCACGAGATCGTCCAACACGTCCCTGCCGAGAACGCCGCCAGGGCAGTGGAGGTCGCGCAGACGCACGACGCAGACGCGATCGTCACGATCGGCGGCGGCTCGGCAGTGGGCCTCGCGAAGATCGTCGCCCGCGACGCCGGCCTGCCGATCGTGGCGGTACCCACCACCTTCGCAGGCTCCGAAGCCACGAACGTCTGGGGCATCACCGAGGCCGGACGCAAGACCACCGGCATCGACGACAAGGTGCTGCCGAAGATCGTCGTCTACGACGCCTCCCTGATGGCGAGTCTGCCGGGGCAACTGGCCGTCTCCAGCGGGCTCAATGCCCTGGCCCACGCGGTCGACGGCTTCTGGGCCCCGCGAAGCAACCCGATCAACAAGGCGATGGGCACCGAAGGGCTGCGCGCCCTCGTCCCGGGCCTGCGTGCCCTGCACGCCGACCCGGACGATATCGCGGCTCGCGAACAGACCCTTTACGGCGCCTACCTCGCGGCCGTCGCCTTCGCCTCGGCCGGATCGGGCCTGCACCACAAGATCTGCCACGCCCTCGGCGGCGCTTATGCCATGCCGCACGCCGAGACCCACTCCGTCGTGATCGGCTATGTCACGGCCTTCAACGCCCCGTTTGCCGTCGATGCAGCCGAGCGCGTCGCCGCCGCTGTTGGCGACGGCCTTTCCGCCGCCGCAGGAATCCACGCGCTGGGCCGACAGATCGATGCCCCGAGTTCCCTGAAGGAACTCGGCCTCAAGGAGGAGGACCTGCCGGCAGCGGCGGACCTCATCCTCCCTGCTGTCCCGCCTTCCAACCCCCGGCCGGTGACCAGGGAAGCGCTGGAGGAATTGCTGCGCGCGGCGTGGGCTGGTGATCCGATCACGTAAGGAAACGCGCAGGGCCTGAAACGCTGTGTGGGCCGGACCTCATCAAGAGGTCCGGCCCACATTCCGTATGTCCGCCGCAGTCAGCCGACCGACACCTTCGTGGCCGACCGCAGCCGGGCCGCGCGGAGGGTCTGTACGAGGAGCGTCGCGATGGTCATCGGGCCTACGCCACCGGGTACCGGGGTGATGAGGGAGGCGTGCTCCGCGGCCGCCTCGAACTCGACATCGCCGCGATTGTCGGCGTAACCCGCGTCGATCACGACAGCCCCCGGCTTGATCCACTCGCCCTTGACCAGACCCGGCGATCCGACCGCCGCCACGACGATGTCGGCCTGCTCGACCTGGGCACGTAGGTCGGTGGTGCGCGAGTGGCAGTACGTCACGGTCGCATCGCGACCCAGCAGGAGCATCCCCATGGGCTTGCCCAAAATGGCGCTGCGGCCGACGACCACCGCGTGCCGGCCGACCAGCGGCACGTCGTAGGCGTCGAGCAAGGCCATGATGCCGCCCGGCGTCGCGGAGGCGAAGCCTTCCTCGGTGAAGGCCATGGCGGCGAACGACGTGCGGGTCACACCGTCGACGTCTTTGGCCGGGGAGATCGCCTCGAACGCGGCGCGCTCGTCGATGTGGCCGGGGACTGGGTGCTGCAGAAGGATGCCGTCGACCTCGGGATCGGCCGAGAGGCCGCTGATGACCCGACACAGGTTCTCGGTGTCGATGTCGGCGTCGAGATCGATCCGCCGGGATTCGATGCCGACATCCCGGCAGCGGTTGACCTTCATGCGCACATAGGTGTGCGAAGCGGGGTCGTCGCCCACGAGTACGGTCGCCAGTACCGGCCGGCGGTCGTGCTCGAGGACGAACTGGTCGACCTGCTTCGTGAGGTCCTGGAGCACCGCCTTCGATGTAGCGCGGCCGTCCAGGAGTTGTGCAGTCACGCGTGTACCTCGCTTCATTCGCGATCGGGGAATGACGGGAGACATTTCAGTGATGGGCGACCGTTCAGAACACGACGGTCTGATTGCCGTTGAGCAGCACCCGGTCCTCGCAGTGCCATGTCACCGCCCGGGACAGGACCTGCCGCTCCACGTCGGCGCCTCGCCGTTGAAGGTCGGGGGTCGTCTCGTGGTGCGAGACCCGTACGACGTCCTGCTCAATGATGGGGCCTTCGTCGAGGTCCTCGGTCACGTAGTGGGCGGTGGCACCGACCAACTTCACACCCCGGTCCCTGGCCTTCTGGTACGGGCCGGCGCCGACGAACGCCGGCAGGAAGGAGTGATGGATGTTGATGACAGGAGCGCCGACCTCCTCGAGGAAGTCGCCGGAAATGATCTGCATGTAGCGGGCCAGCACGAGCAGATCGATGTTGCCCTTGAGCAGCTTCAGGTGCTCCTTCTCGGCGACATCCTTGGCCCCCTTCTCCACGGGAACGTGGATGAACGGGATACCGAAGCCGCGTACGTCCTCGCCCAGGTCGGGGTGGTTGGAGATGACCATGGCGATGTTCATGGGGATCTCGCCGCGGCGCTGTCGCCACAGCAGGTCGAGAAGGCAGTGGTCGGACTTCGAGGCCATGATGGCGACCCGCTTGGGCTTGCGCGCTTCTATGAGGCGGTAGCTGAGGCCCAGCGAGCCCAGCGCTTCATCGAGCTCGGCGGAGAGCGTGGGCAAGTGGCCTGCGAGCCCGTCCAAATGGAAGGCGGTGCGCTGGAAGAACCGGCCGCCGGCGGAGCCGGTCGAGTACTGGTCGAGGGAGACGACGTTTGCGCCGGCCCGGGCGAGTACGGACGACACCGCCGAGACGATGCCCGGCTGGTCCGCGCCCTGGACGATCAGACGGCCGAGGTCCGGGGTGGGTTGATCGGGTGCGGGCATGAAGGTAGATCCTTTCGAGGCATGAGGCCTGGCCTCGGCGGGGGCGTGCGGGGAACGGTCCGCGGCTTCGGAGTTCCCGGCACGCCCCGTGGTACGGCTCCGATCACGGAGCGGCGACGCCGGAGGGGATGGAGCTGAGGTCGAAGTCCTTGTTGGAGGCCAGTTCCAGGTACGGGAACCGCTCGACGGTGGCGCGGATCTGCTTGATCCGGCCGCCGTGGTCGCCCCACTGCACGACGACCTCCGTGCCGATCTCGGCGAGGTCCACATCGATCGTGGAGTGCGAGATCATCTCGCGGTAGTAGTAGGAGTACACCGCCACGGAAGAGATCCCGACCGTCTCGCCGTCCCGGGTGACCAGATCGGCATGGCCGCCGGCCGGAGCCTGCGGTGTGGTGGGGAATTCGAAGTGCTTGTACTCCTCGCCGGACTCGAACTGCGAGGCGAAGACGTCGAGTACGTCTTCCTTGTTCCACCGCAGCACAACCGTCTTGCGACGGCGGTTGGCGGCCTCGGTCTCCAGAGCTTCGCGGCCGATGAAGTCGTGGTCGAACTTGGCCATCCAGCCCCAGTTCACCTCGAACGGGGTGCGCAGCCGAGTGCTCAGGTCGTCGGGCTCGGCGCTGCCCGGCAGCGGCCCCTGCACGTGGCCCGGTGGAAGCCCGGCCCCGAACACCGGGTGCGTGACGAATCCCCGGTCGGCGAACGCGGCCGGTAGGAAGGTGCAGCCCTGCTGCGGAAAGCCGCCCTCGGTGTGATTGACGAGGTAGGTGCGCCAGCCAAGACGCTTGAGCCCGAACTCCTTCCCCGCCCGGTACGTCGCGTCGAACGCCGCGGGGCCGTGCTCGACCGGTCCGCGAAGCTCGTACGCCAGGGTTCCGGCCATGCCGATCCGGGAAAGTTCGATCTCCGCCGTTCCGTCGATCCCCGGGATGGTGATCGGCTTGACGCCGAGGAACTTCAGGTCGCGCAGCGACTCACCGGTCAGCCGCTCCAGGACCTGTAGCGAGGTCGGACCGGCGATCTGGAACAGGAAGATGTCCCGCGTCTCGAAGTCCACGTCCAGCCCCACCGATGGCGCAATGTACTGCGGCCAAGGCATGGCGGCGAACATACGGAAGCGTTCCTCGCCTTGCCTGACCGCCAGCCCGTGGGTGGCGATGTAGCCGCGCTCGTCGAGCATCACGAGGTGCTTGGAGGTGCCGACCGGCCACTTGTAGACGTTGTTGATACTCAGTCGCGAAAGGAACTCCTGCGCGTGCGGACCGCTGAAGATCATCTCGGGCAGCCCGGTCAGGTTCGACGCCAGATAGGAGCTCGTCTTCCACGACATCGACTCCTGCTTCCAGCCGTCCCCCTCCCATATGTGCAGGCCGCCGAAGATGTTCAGGTATGTCGGCACGTCCGCATACGCCGGAACGCCGTGTACGGCCGCCGACCGGAGGTCTGGCGAACCGCCGGGTCCGTCTCCCGCAGTACTTTCTTTGCTGTCCATTCTTCATGCACCTCTCTCTCGAAGCGGATCCGTGGTCAAGCCGACGCGTCGATCTGGTCGTAGCGGACGGACTTGACGCGCTCCATCACCGATCGGAGCGATTCGGGCTGCCGACCGGTGAGCCGCTGTACGTGGTGGGAGAGCAGTGCCTGGTAGCCCTCGGCCTGTGCCACGTCCGCCGACACCAGCTCGTCGCTGGCCCACCGGTGGCCCTCGTCGCTGGCCGGCATGGCCGGGTCGTAGGTGCGGGGGAGGCCGACGGAGTCGAAGTGCGCCAGCCGCTGCTCGCGGGTCAGGGGCGTGTAGGTGATCGGGACCCCGTGCACCTCGGAGCCGATCCGCACGATGTCGCGCATGCTCAGCAGCTCGGGTCCGGTGATCTCGTAGACGGCGCCCGCATGCTCCTCGGGCGCGCGCAGCACAGCGGCGGTGCTGCGGGCCACGTCACTCTTGGCCACGGGGGCGAGGGAGCCCTCGCCGGTCGCCATCTCCAGCCGGCCGCTTTCCGCTGCGGGCGCCATCCAGATGTTGCTGACGATCTCGGCGTACAGATGGTTGCGTAGGAAGGTGTAGGCAAGCCCGGAGGATCGCAGGTCCAGTTCGCTCTGGTAGTGGTCCTGAGCGGACAGGGCGGGGTTCTTGGGGTGCTCGCCACCGCCGACGGAGGTGTAGACGATGTGCTTGACCCCTGCTCCGCGGGCAGCCGCGATCGCGTTGCGGTGCTCTTCGACCCGTCGGCCGAGGTTGAGGCCGCTGATGAGGAAGAGCGTGTCCGCGCCGCGGTAGGCCGCGTCCAGGGACTCCCGGTCGGTGTAGTCGCCCTGCAGTACGGCGAGACCCTCGGCCGCGCGGTCGGCCAGCTTCTCGGGGGTGCGGGTCACCAGCGCCAGTTCGGCGCCGGGGCTCGCAGCGAGCAGCAACTTCGTGACGCGGCGCCCGAGGTCTCCCGAGGCTCCGCTGATGACGATTCGGCTCATGGCAATTCTGCTATCTGTTCGGCCGGCGATGCCGGAAAAAAGGGGGGTGGTGGAGCGGATCAGCGTGTGTGGCCCGGGCGGTACGTCAGCCCAGGGGGCCCCAGAAGGTCTCGCCGCCATAGGTGTCGGACAGGGCGGGCAGCGTTTCGGGCCACACGCCGGTCTCGACCTTCCGGCGCTCCGACTGCGGCCGGACCCGGCCGTCCCAGCCGACCTGTTCCATGTAGTAGTAGAGCTGCATCACGTGACCGTCCGGGGCGACCGCGTGGATCGCGTAGTCGATTCCCGGGTGGATCTCCGCGGGCAGGTCGAGGAGCTTGACGCCCTTCTCCTCCAGGAAGGCCTTTGCCGCCCTGAGTTGCTCGTAGGAGCCCAGCTGCACACCGAAGGAGAGCAGGGTGCTGTCGTCCCGGACACCGAGCACATCGCGCAGTTCGAGCGGGAGCAGCGTCAGGCTGTGATGCTCGGTGTTCGCGCGCAGGAACAGCACGCGGTGCCCGGCGATCTCGCATTCCTCGCTCTTGATCAAGCCGAGGCGCTCGATGTAGAAGCGCTCCGCGGCGGCGAGGTCCTCGACGAAGATGCTCACCGGCCCGACCCGTACCGGCTTGAACGGCCGGGCCAGCAGAACCCCGCCGACGTCGTACGTCTTCGGGAGCTCGTCCACCCAGCGGTGGCCGGAGGCCAGGTCGATGCCCTCGGCGTGGGCCTCGGCGAGTTCCGTCGACTCAGCCTTGTACGGCAGGTCGGGGTGGCCGTTCAGCCACGGCCAGGTCACCTCCGGCTTGCTCACGCCGTCCCAGCCGACCTGCTCGATCCCGTACTCCAGCTCGTTGATGTGGCCGGTCGGGTCCGGGAAGTAGGTATGCCAGTTCGAGCCAGGGTCGCGGCCGTAGCGCTCGATCGGCTGGCCGAGCGAATCGAGCCACTTGCGCGCCTCGACGACCTCGCGAAGGCTGCCTACCTGCCAGGTGATCTGGTTGACCGTGAGGTCGGGGCGGGCCGGCTCCTCCATGTGGTCGGACCATGAGCGGGGCATCAGGACGAAGGTGTGGTGGTCGCTGTTGTGCCGCAGGAAGTAGATGCGCTTGTCCGGGACTTCGTCGAGCCACGGACCCGGGTCGTACTTCTCCAGGTCGAGGGTGTCGGCCACCGCAAAGCCCAGCAGGTCCCGGTAGAAGGCTGCGGCCTTGCCGGTGTCGTCGACGCTGATGCCGAAGTGATTGAGGCGGCGGATCTTGTAGGGGCGGTCGTACAGGACGCCGCCGACCGGGAACTTCTCCGTGGTCATGCGCTGGCCTCTCAGTCGGTCGGCTTGACGACTTCGTTACGGAGGGTGCCGATCAGAGGGGAGGAGACCTCGACGACGTCGCCGGGCTTGAGGAAGCGGTCGCTCAAGAAGGAGCCGTCCGCCTGCTGCCGGCTGGAGTCGACCGCAGTGCCCTTGGGCGTGCCGCTGGCGATCAGGTCACCGGGCAGCAGCGTGGTATCCCGGGAGAGGTGCTCGCCGAGCGCCGCGAACACGTGCACCATGGACTTCGTGTTGCCGCTCTGCCGGACCTCTCCGTTGACCCGGCATTCGATGGGTATGTCCTGGGGATCGATGTCGTCGTTCACCACGATCCAGGGGCCGATCGTCGCCGACGAATCGAAGTTCTTCGAGTAGGCGAAGTCGGGCCCGAAGGACACATTGTCCCGGACCGACCAGTCGTTGAAGAGGGTGTAGCCCCACACATGGTCGGTGAACTCGCCGCCCTTGATGTCTCGGCCGGCCTTGCCGATGACGACGGCGACCTCCGCCTCGTAATCGAGGCGCTCGGTGCGCGCGGGATAGCGCAGCGGGTCACCGTCGGCGGAAACGGCGCGGTGGTCCTTCACGAAGAACTTGGGACCGCCAGCGAGGAGACGGTTGAGGGTCTCCTCGGTGTCCTTGCCCTGTGAATTCTCGGCGGCACTCTGCATATGGTCGGCGAAGTTCGCCAGGGCACACAGGATGCGGGACTGGCCTTCGATCGGAGCGTGCAGCCGGACCTCGTCCAGGGCGAAGCTGAGCTGTACGCCTTCCAGCCCACGAAAGTCCGGTGTCTGGTCCTTCAGGTACGCCAGTGCGCTCCGGGCGCCGTCAAGGGCTCGGTCTCCCTCCTCGATGAACGCGTTGAGTTGGGCCGGCACCGCTGCGGCGGCCTCGGCGAGCGGCCGGGCGGTCGGAGTGGTCTCGGCGAGGTACTTCGCGTAGGCCGCGTTGATATCGATGACGCGGTTCTCCTGGACCACACCTACGCGTCGGTCCGGGCCGAATATTGCGATCTTCATTGCTCTCCTGGTGGCTCTGTATAGGAGGTGGGGATATGTGGAGGCGGCCGATGGTCAGGCGGGCGCGGCACCGGGGTCGATACCGACCTTCTCGAGCAGGGCTCCGCCGGTGGGGGAGAGGCTGTAGATGGCCAGCCGTTGGATCTTTCCGTCGCGGATCGTGAAGAAGTCGCCCAGCAGGACCTCGCGTCCGTCGGTGAGGAGAGAAATCTCCACGGCGACGTGATCGCCATTGACGACGTACTGCGTGGGGGTCGGCTTCATCACGCCGGGTGCCAGGCCGTTCTCATACATGCGCTGGATGGCGTCGGCGCCCGTGAGTGTGCCTGCGGTGTTGTGGAGGACCGCGTCCGGTGCGAAGAGGGCGGCCACGGCGCCGGCGTCGGCGTCCTGGACACCGGCGAAATAGGCTTTGACGACCGATAGGGCATTCATCTTGTCCTGGGGTCCTTTCTCGCTGTTCCGGGAACTCCCTTAGGCCGGGAGGTACTTCGCCGAGGCGTAGACAGACTTGTATTCGAGGTAGGCGGCGATTCCCTCCGGGCCGAGCTCTCTGCCGATACCCGAGTCCTTGAATCCGCCGAAGGGCGCGCCGAGATCGAGGGTGTAGTAATTGAGCCCGATCGTTCCTGTACGGACTCGCCGTGCTACTGCGAGCGCCCGGTCCTCGTCGGCACTCCAGACGGAGCCGCCGAGGCCGAAGTTGCTGTCGTTGGCGATCCGGACTGCGTCCGCATCGTCGTCGAACGGGATGAGGGCCAGGACGGGGCCGAACACCTCCTCGCGGGCGAGGTGTTCGGAGTTGTGGACGTCGGCGAAGACGGTCGGCTGCACGAACCAGCCTCGGCTCAGGTGGTCAGGCCGGCCGCCGCCGGTGACGAGACGGGCGTCCGAT encodes the following:
- a CDS encoding nuclear transport factor 2 family protein, coding for MNALSVVKAYFAGVQDADAGAVAALFAPDAVLHNTAGTLTGADAIQRMYENGLAPGVMKPTPTQYVVNGDHVAVEISLLTDGREVLLGDFFTIRDGKIQRLAIYSLSPTGGALLEKVGIDPGAAPA